The Dehalococcoidia bacterium genome contains a region encoding:
- the ilvD gene encoding dihydroxy-acid dehydratase — translation MTSNGSGSFDLKHKSRTLLEGRDRAAARAMFKAIGFSDEDLARPIVGIANTWVETGPCNFNLRRLSAMVKEGVRAAGGTPMEFNTIAINDGITMGTEGMKASLVSREVIADSIELMGRGHMFDALICLAACDKTMPGTAMGLVRLDVPGFVLYGGTIMPGRFKGRDVTILDVFEGVGANAAGLMSDADLKDLEDHACPGAGACGGQFTANTMALALEFLGLSPMGTASVPAVDPRKDDIGRRAGQLVMEMLRQGRKPSDILSHDAFENAIAGVAATGGSTNAVLHLLAIAREASVPLTIDEFDTVSDRTPLWGDLKPAGKYVASDLDSAGGQPLVAKRLVAAGKAHGDALTPSGRTFAEEANAAVETPGQDVVKPLDQPIAPVGGLVILKGSLAPEGCVVKIAGYEKRFHRGPARVFDREEEAMTAVTGGRIKAGDVVVIRYEGPKGGPGMREMLGVTGAIVGAGLGEEVALLTDGRFSGATHGLMAGHVAPEAARGGPIAAVHEGDQITFDIEKRRLDLDVPADEVQRRLAAVQAPAPRYTSGVFAKYAALVSSASEGAVTRPV, via the coding sequence ATGACATCCAACGGTTCTGGCTCGTTCGATCTCAAGCACAAGAGCCGCACGCTGCTGGAGGGGCGCGACCGCGCGGCGGCGCGCGCCATGTTCAAGGCGATCGGCTTCAGCGATGAAGACCTGGCGCGGCCGATCGTCGGCATCGCCAACACCTGGGTCGAGACGGGGCCGTGCAACTTCAACCTGCGCCGCCTCTCCGCGATGGTCAAAGAGGGCGTGCGCGCCGCCGGCGGCACGCCGATGGAGTTCAACACGATCGCGATCAACGATGGCATCACGATGGGCACCGAGGGCATGAAGGCCTCGCTCGTCAGCCGTGAGGTGATTGCCGACTCGATCGAGCTGATGGGCCGCGGCCACATGTTCGACGCGCTGATCTGCCTCGCCGCCTGCGACAAGACGATGCCCGGCACGGCGATGGGACTGGTCCGGCTGGACGTGCCCGGCTTCGTGCTCTACGGCGGCACGATCATGCCCGGCCGCTTCAAGGGCCGCGACGTGACGATCCTGGATGTGTTCGAGGGTGTGGGCGCCAACGCCGCCGGCCTGATGAGCGACGCCGACCTGAAGGACCTTGAAGACCACGCCTGTCCCGGCGCCGGCGCCTGCGGCGGCCAGTTCACCGCCAACACGATGGCGCTCGCACTCGAGTTCCTCGGTCTCTCGCCCATGGGCACGGCCAGCGTGCCCGCCGTCGATCCGCGCAAGGACGACATCGGCCGCCGCGCCGGTCAACTGGTGATGGAGATGCTGCGGCAAGGCCGCAAGCCCAGCGACATCCTCTCGCACGACGCGTTCGAGAACGCGATCGCCGGGGTTGCCGCCACCGGCGGCTCGACCAACGCCGTGCTGCACCTGCTCGCCATCGCCCGCGAGGCGAGCGTGCCGCTGACGATCGACGAGTTCGACACGGTCAGCGACCGCACGCCGCTCTGGGGCGATCTGAAGCCGGCCGGCAAGTACGTCGCCTCCGACCTGGACAGCGCCGGCGGCCAGCCGCTCGTGGCGAAGCGGCTGGTGGCGGCGGGCAAGGCGCACGGCGACGCGCTGACGCCGAGCGGCCGCACCTTCGCGGAGGAGGCGAACGCCGCCGTCGAGACGCCCGGCCAGGACGTGGTCAAGCCGCTGGATCAGCCGATCGCGCCGGTCGGCGGGCTCGTGATCCTGAAGGGCAGCCTGGCGCCGGAGGGCTGCGTGGTGAAGATCGCCGGCTACGAGAAGCGCTTCCATCGCGGCCCGGCGCGTGTCTTCGACCGCGAAGAGGAGGCGATGACGGCCGTGACCGGCGGCAGGATCAAGGCCGGCGACGTGGTCGTGATCCGCTATGAGGGGCCGAAGGGCGGCCCCGGCATGCGCGAGATGCTGGGCGTCACCGGCGCGATCGTGGGCGCCGGCCTGGGCGAAGAGGTGGCCCTGCTGACGGATGGGCGGTTCAGCGGCGCGACCCACGGCCTGATGGCCGGCCATGTCGCGCCGGAGGCGGCCCGCGGCGGCCCGATCGCCGCCGTGCACGAGGGCGACCAGATCACCTTCGACATCGAAAAGCGCCGCCTGGACCTCGACGTGCCGGCCGACGAGGTACAACGCCGTCTAGCCGCCGTGCAGGCGCCGGCGCCGCGCTACACCAGCGGCGTCTTCGCCAAGTACGCCGCGCTGGTCTCCTCGGCATCTGAAGGGGCGGTCACACGGCCCGTGTAG
- a CDS encoding patatin-like phospholipase family protein codes for MASRALVMGGGGVVGVAWETGILKGLRDGGIDPAAADLIVGTSAGSITGTQVRAGRSLDELYAAQTAPDSGEIRQQMAKLDIQALTALFQTWASTPEMTEAVAREIGQMALAAPAVDEGGWLQAIASALGVDGWPAGGLIAVAVDAGSGTLAAWDRASGAPLLQAVASSCAVPGMFPPVTINGRRYMDGGVRSGTNADLASGHDTVVIVAPIGARPEGIGRIARQALDAEAHLLREAGAAVEVLLPDDAALAAFGPDLMNPDQRQTAAEAGLRQGAEAGARLRGCWA; via the coding sequence ATGGCTTCGCGTGCGCTGGTGATGGGCGGCGGCGGTGTCGTCGGCGTCGCCTGGGAGACGGGCATCCTCAAGGGGCTGCGCGACGGCGGCATCGATCCCGCGGCGGCCGATCTGATCGTCGGCACCTCCGCCGGCTCGATCACGGGCACGCAGGTCCGCGCCGGTCGCTCGCTGGACGAGCTGTACGCCGCGCAGACCGCGCCCGACAGCGGCGAGATCCGCCAGCAGATGGCCAAGCTCGACATCCAGGCGCTGACGGCGCTCTTCCAGACGTGGGCGAGTACGCCGGAGATGACCGAGGCCGTCGCCCGCGAGATCGGTCAGATGGCGCTCGCGGCGCCTGCGGTCGACGAGGGCGGCTGGCTGCAGGCGATCGCCTCCGCGCTCGGCGTGGATGGCTGGCCCGCCGGTGGCCTGATCGCCGTGGCCGTCGATGCCGGGAGCGGGACGCTGGCGGCCTGGGATCGGGCCTCCGGCGCGCCGCTGTTGCAGGCGGTGGCCTCGAGCTGCGCCGTGCCCGGCATGTTCCCGCCCGTGACGATCAACGGCCGCCGCTACATGGACGGCGGTGTGCGCTCCGGCACCAACGCCGACCTCGCCAGCGGCCACGACACCGTCGTGATCGTGGCGCCGATCGGGGCGCGGCCCGAAGGGATCGGCCGCATCGCCCGCCAGGCGCTCGACGCCGAGGCGCACCTGCTGCGCGAGGCGGGCGCCGCCGTCGAGGTGCTGCTGCCGGACGACGCGGCGCTGGCGGCCTTCGGCCCGGACCTGATGAATCCGGACCAGCGCCAAACCGCGGCCGAAGCGGGCCTGCGCCAGGGCGCCGAGGCCGGCGCCCGCCTGCGCGGCTGCTGGGCGTAG
- a CDS encoding S9 family peptidase: MAQQRRPFRAEDILRVRTVSDPQVAPDGSCIAYVVAETDREADEFRSHVWIAPLDGGEPYQLTRGPHKDGSPRWSPDGKTLAFVSNRAAEGEKNGDNTKRPSQIWLIGERGEPRRLTNAARGAGSPAWSPDGTTIAFVTKTRLAGETKSEAEKTPAEKNAPRVIRDLIYRFDTEGQYDDTYAHLWTVPAAGGEAIQITRGDFRDAEPQWSRDGRRFVFLSNHEEDRGARLTKDVWSVDARAGGGNERKLTQSRGPCTMPAVSPDGRTVAYAGHAKGEGYSAANTLLWSVPLDGSAPPRALNEALDRGAFGLPLGKGLAWAPDGSAVYTVVMDGGASRLYRIAADGSGSRPLSDAESAVTALCPTPDGKAIAYTAVSPTNPGELFLLPLDGGAARQLSRHNAELLDEVQLQPFERISFSGADGWEIAAWLLKPANYDASRRYPLVLDVHGGPHGAHGYTFQPGAQELTARGYVVLLVNPRGSTGYGERFTEACVTDWGGKDYEDLMAGVDWAIARGIADPQRTAVTGYSYGGFMTSWVVGHTDRFKAAVCGAPVGDLPSFYGESDIGTTFGAYEHGGPVWERWDAYRERSPLTYIANCTTPFLLLHWEGDLRCPIGQGESLFAVLRRLRREVEFVRYPGGFHTYVTHAPSQRVDAVQRTGDWFGRWLGAAQPANREAEVARATA, from the coding sequence GTGGCTCAGCAGCGCCGCCCGTTCCGGGCGGAAGATATCTTGCGCGTGCGCACCGTGTCCGATCCGCAGGTCGCGCCCGACGGCTCCTGCATCGCCTACGTGGTGGCGGAGACCGATCGGGAGGCGGACGAGTTCCGCTCGCACGTCTGGATCGCGCCGCTCGACGGCGGCGAGCCGTATCAGCTCACGCGCGGGCCGCACAAGGACGGCAGCCCGCGCTGGTCGCCGGACGGCAAGACGCTGGCCTTCGTCTCCAACCGCGCCGCCGAGGGCGAAAAGAACGGCGACAATACGAAACGCCCCTCGCAGATCTGGCTGATCGGCGAGCGCGGCGAGCCCCGGCGGCTGACAAACGCCGCGCGCGGCGCCGGCAGCCCCGCCTGGTCGCCCGACGGCACGACGATCGCCTTCGTCACGAAGACACGCCTTGCCGGCGAGACGAAGAGCGAGGCCGAGAAGACGCCCGCTGAGAAGAACGCGCCGCGCGTTATCCGCGACCTGATCTACCGCTTCGACACCGAGGGCCAGTACGACGACACTTACGCCCATCTTTGGACCGTGCCAGCGGCGGGCGGCGAAGCGATCCAAATCACGCGCGGCGACTTCCGCGACGCCGAGCCGCAGTGGTCGCGGGACGGCCGCCGATTCGTCTTCCTTTCCAACCACGAAGAAGACCGCGGCGCCCGGCTCACCAAAGACGTGTGGAGCGTGGATGCCCGCGCGGGCGGCGGCAACGAGCGCAAGCTCACGCAGAGCCGCGGGCCGTGCACGATGCCTGCCGTCTCGCCCGACGGCCGCACCGTGGCCTACGCGGGGCATGCGAAGGGCGAGGGCTACAGCGCCGCCAACACGTTGCTCTGGAGCGTGCCGCTGGACGGCTCCGCACCCCCGCGGGCGCTGAACGAGGCGCTGGATCGCGGCGCTTTCGGCCTGCCGCTGGGCAAGGGGCTGGCCTGGGCGCCCGACGGCAGCGCCGTGTACACGGTCGTCATGGACGGCGGCGCCAGCCGGCTCTATCGCATCGCCGCCGACGGCTCCGGCTCCCGGCCGCTCTCCGACGCCGAAAGCGCGGTTACGGCGCTCTGCCCCACGCCGGACGGCAAGGCGATCGCCTACACCGCCGTCTCGCCCACCAATCCGGGCGAGCTGTTCCTGCTGCCGCTCGACGGCGGCGCGGCGCGGCAGCTCAGTCGGCACAATGCAGAGCTGCTGGACGAGGTGCAGCTCCAACCGTTCGAACGGATCAGTTTCAGCGGCGCCGACGGCTGGGAGATCGCGGCCTGGCTGCTGAAGCCGGCGAACTACGACGCCTCGCGGCGCTACCCGCTGGTGCTCGACGTGCACGGCGGGCCGCACGGCGCCCACGGCTACACGTTTCAGCCGGGCGCGCAGGAGCTGACCGCCCGCGGCTACGTGGTGCTGCTGGTCAACCCGCGCGGCAGCACGGGCTACGGCGAGCGCTTCACCGAGGCCTGCGTCACCGACTGGGGCGGCAAGGACTACGAAGACCTGATGGCCGGCGTGGACTGGGCGATCGCGCGGGGCATCGCCGATCCGCAGCGCACGGCCGTCACCGGCTACTCCTACGGCGGCTTCATGACGAGCTGGGTGGTGGGCCATACGGACCGCTTCAAGGCGGCCGTCTGCGGCGCGCCGGTCGGCGACCTGCCCAGCTTCTACGGCGAGAGCGACATCGGTACAACCTTCGGCGCGTACGAGCACGGCGGCCCCGTCTGGGAGCGCTGGGACGCCTACCGCGAGCGCTCGCCGCTGACGTACATTGCCAATTGCACCACGCCCTTCCTGCTGCTCCACTGGGAGGGCGACCTGCGCTGCCCCATCGGCCAGGGCGAGTCGCTCTTCGCCGTGCTGCGCCGCCTGCGCCGCGAGGTCGAGTTCGTGCGCTATCCGGGCGGTTTCCATACCTACGTGACGCACGCGCCCTCGCAGCGGGTGGACGCGGTGCAGCGCACCGGCGACTGGTTCGGCCGCTGGCTGGGCGCGGCGCAGCCGGCAAATCGAGAAGCGGAGGTGGCGCGTGCCACTGCCTGA
- a CDS encoding alpha/beta hydrolase, with protein sequence MLDIDRLSTHRYRAGFVAGDGLRLRLHEWLPCADACSPPIVLLHGITESGLAWRAVAEGLAARRQRVIALDARGHGESGWSADEVYAPDAHFADLACALAALGIDRCLLAGFSMGGAVATICAAARPDLVERLVIVDAYPAPELSPGSLRVAEWLAAACDHAGWLPAGFDPAIARRLRDDLAAGAARRLDLWPLWEALQAPALVVRGALSDVLTAEAAAEMTRRQPRAHLLTLPGVGHQIPSQRPRELAQAIAAGMAS encoded by the coding sequence GTGTTGGACATTGACCGCCTTTCCACCCACCGTTACCGCGCCGGCTTCGTGGCGGGCGACGGCCTGCGCCTGCGCTTGCACGAGTGGCTGCCGTGTGCCGATGCCTGCTCGCCGCCGATCGTCTTGCTGCACGGCATCACCGAGTCGGGGCTGGCCTGGCGCGCCGTGGCCGAGGGGCTGGCGGCGCGGCGGCAGCGTGTGATCGCCCTGGACGCGCGCGGACACGGCGAAAGCGGCTGGTCGGCCGACGAGGTGTACGCGCCGGACGCGCACTTCGCCGACCTCGCCTGCGCGCTCGCCGCGCTCGGCATCGATCGCTGCCTGCTGGCGGGCTTCTCCATGGGCGGCGCGGTGGCGACGATCTGCGCCGCGGCGCGGCCGGATCTGGTTGAGCGGCTGGTGATCGTCGATGCCTATCCCGCGCCCGAGCTGAGTCCCGGCTCGCTGCGCGTGGCGGAATGGCTGGCCGCGGCCTGCGACCACGCGGGCTGGCTGCCGGCCGGCTTCGACCCGGCCATCGCGCGGCGCCTGCGCGACGACCTGGCGGCGGGCGCGGCCCGGCGGCTGGACCTCTGGCCGCTGTGGGAAGCGCTGCAGGCGCCGGCGCTCGTGGTGCGCGGCGCCCTCAGCGACGTGCTGACCGCTGAAGCCGCCGCGGAGATGACGCGCCGCCAACCCCGCGCCCACCTGCTGACGCTGCCCGGCGTCGGCCACCAGATCCCCTCGCAGCGGCCCCGCGAGCTGGCGCAAGCGATCGCCGCGGGCATGGCCTCGTAA
- a CDS encoding LLM class flavin-dependent oxidoreductase, producing MPLPELGLFLPSNETTASGQKALDFGRLLEIASNAEAAGFHSLWFPDHYFIQTGPGQHRGGFEAWTLLSALAAGTSRIKLGTLVLCNTFRHPAILAKQAVSLQEISNGRVILGLGAGWHEPEYTALGLPFDHRVSRLAESATAIRELFDRGTSSFQGRWLKLDDAELTPKPKTPVPFWIAASGDRMLELTARLADGWNLAWFGESAKPFARKAEALKQAVAAAGRPAGAVQLSVGVQAQICAPGGEAATFDALKKALPQFAGAEPEQIRRGVLVGDAAAARAALEGYAAAGASLAIIGQPGLAALPADGAALERLFSLTKSATAA from the coding sequence GTGCCACTGCCTGAGCTTGGCCTCTTTCTCCCCTCCAACGAGACGACCGCGAGTGGCCAGAAGGCGCTCGACTTCGGCCGGCTGCTCGAGATCGCCAGCAACGCCGAGGCGGCGGGCTTCCACTCGCTCTGGTTCCCGGACCACTACTTCATCCAGACCGGCCCCGGCCAGCACCGCGGCGGCTTCGAGGCATGGACGCTGCTTTCGGCGCTAGCGGCCGGCACCAGCCGCATCAAGCTGGGCACGCTCGTGCTCTGCAACACGTTCCGGCACCCGGCGATCCTGGCGAAGCAGGCGGTGAGCTTGCAGGAGATCTCGAACGGGCGCGTGATTCTGGGCCTGGGCGCGGGCTGGCACGAGCCGGAGTACACGGCGCTTGGCCTGCCCTTCGACCACCGCGTCTCGCGGCTGGCGGAGAGCGCCACCGCCATCCGCGAGCTGTTCGACCGCGGCACCAGCTCGTTCCAGGGCCGCTGGCTGAAGCTGGACGACGCCGAGCTGACGCCGAAGCCGAAGACGCCGGTGCCGTTCTGGATCGCCGCCTCCGGCGACCGCATGCTGGAGCTGACGGCGCGGCTGGCCGACGGCTGGAACCTCGCCTGGTTCGGGGAAAGCGCGAAGCCCTTCGCCCGCAAGGCGGAGGCACTGAAGCAGGCAGTGGCAGCGGCGGGCCGCCCGGCCGGCGCCGTGCAGCTCAGCGTCGGCGTGCAGGCGCAGATCTGCGCGCCGGGGGGCGAGGCCGCGACCTTCGACGCCTTAAAGAAGGCGCTGCCGCAGTTCGCCGGCGCCGAGCCGGAGCAGATCAGGCGAGGCGTGCTGGTGGGCGATGCGGCCGCGGCCCGCGCCGCGCTCGAGGGCTACGCCGCGGCGGGCGCCTCGCTGGCGATCATCGGCCAGCCCGGCCTCGCGGCGCTGCCGGCGGACGGGGCGGCGCTGGAGCGGCTGTTCTCGCTCACGAAGAGCGCGACGGCGGCGTAG